From a region of the Drosophila ananassae strain 14024-0371.13 chromosome XL, ASM1763931v2, whole genome shotgun sequence genome:
- the LOC6503794 gene encoding uncharacterized protein LOC6503794, with protein MPCSAVTLSIATICAIIATALLAIAFSTDNWLHYDVWRNQIQAFAAKHSDAESLLHNLNYKYYYYTRTRGLFRICYPKERPPVSAVPTYLSPIETHCSNIDYFPQAEDEKIANEDATSRLHLARSCIALFIISFVTIFCAFWTGLSGCWKRSSGAITATSILLLVTCLLAAGAMGLWHTVEFFEKEKVVGEDYFQQWNTVLRDNTKIAYDWSYIVAWAGIGTCLLAAILLSGAAVCLRNEREKEEQLNLQYLMPVYSQKQPPYPPYANYAQPQIYPGPYYHGSQYGPYNY; from the exons ATGCCCTGCTCGGCCGTAACCCTGTCCATAGCGACGATCTGCGCGATCATCGCCACTGCCCTCCTGGCGATCGCCTTCTCCACGGACAACTGGCTCCACTACGACGTCTGGCGCAACCAGATACAG GCCTTCGCCGCCAAGCACTCGGACGCGGAGTCCCTGCTGCACAACCTGAACTACAAGTACTACTACTACACCAGGACACGCGGCCTCTTCCGCATCTGCTACCCCAAGGAGCGGCCCCCGGTCTCGGCAG TGCCCACCTACCTGTCGCCCATCGAGACGCACTGCTCCAACATCGACTACTTCCCCCAGGCGGAGGACGAGAAGATCGCCAACGAGGACGCCACCTCGCGCCTGCACCTGGCCCGCTCCTGCATCGCCCTGTTCATCATCAGTTTCGTGACCATCTTTTGCGCCTTTTGGACCGGGCTCTCCGGCTGCTGGAAGCGCTCCTCGGGCGCCATCACGGCCACCTCGATCCTGCTGCTGGTCACCTGCCTCCTGGCCGCCGGCGCCATGGGCCTCTGGCACACGGTCGAGTTCTTTGAGAAGGAGAAGGTTGTGGGCGAGGACTACTTCCAGCAGTGGAACACG GTTCTCCGCGACAACACCAAGATCGCATACGACTGGTCCTACATCGTGGCCTGGGCAGGAATCGGCACCTGTCTCCTGGCCGCCATCCTGCTCTCCGGAGCGGCTGTCTGTCTGCGCAACGAGCGCGAGAAGGAGGAGCAGCTGAACCTGCAGTACCTGATGCCAG TCTACTCCCAGAAGCAGCCCCCCTATCCGCCGTACGCCAACTACGCCCAGCCGCAGATCTACCCGGGACCCTACTACCACGGATCCCAGTACGGGCCCTACAACTACTAG
- the LOC6503860 gene encoding replication factor C subunit 2 produces the protein MQAFLKTGKSGTGLGEKQQGASERRKPPTLWVEKYRPRNVDDVVEQSEVVAVLRKCVEGGDLPNMLLYGPPGTGKTSTILAAGRQIFGDMYKNRILELNASDERGINVVRTKIKTFSQLAASSVRPDGRPCPPFKIVILDEADSMTHAAQSALRRTMEKESQSTRFCLICNYVSRIIVPITSRCSKFRFKSLGEEKVIARLQFICEQEGVQIDPDAYKSIVKISGGDLRRAITTLQSCFRLKGPEHTINTADLFEMSGVIPDYYLDDYLEVCRSGDYERLEKFVRDIGYSAYSVGQMMEQFVEFIVNHPGLNDPQKAKICDKLGECCFRLQDGASEYLQIMDLGCCIILALK, from the exons ATGCAGGCGTTTCTCAAGACGGGCAAATCCGGCACAGGGCTTGGTGAGAAACAACAGGGAGCCTCCGAAAGACGGAAGCCGCCAACCCTCTGGGTGGAAAAATA CCGGCCTCGTAATGTGGACGATGTGGTGGAGCAGTCCGAGGTGGTGGCCGTGCTGCGCAAGTGCGTCGAGGGTGGAGACCTGCCCAACATGCTGCTCTACGGACCGCCAGGTACCGGAAAAACCAGCACGATTCTCGCCGCCGGCCGCCAGATTTTCGGAGACATGTACAAGAATCGGATTCTGGAACTGAACGCCTCGGATGAGCGAGGCATCAATGTGGTGCGCACCAAAATCAAGActttctcccagcttgccgccaGCAGTGTGCGCCCCGACGGCAGGCCGTGTCCACCGTTCAAGATCGTCATCCTGGACGAGGCCGACTCCATGACACATGCCGCCCAGTCGGCGCTGCGTCGCACCATGGAGAAGGAGAGCCAAAGCACTCGGTTCTGCCTGATTTGCAACTATGTCTCCCGGATCATCGTGCCGATCACGTCGCGGTGTTCCAAGTTCCGGTTCAAGTCTCTGGGCGAAGAAAAGGTGATCGCCCGCTTGCAGTTCATCTGCGAACAGGAGGGCGTCCAGATCGACCCTGACGCCTACAAGTCCATCGTTAAGATATCCGGTGGCGATCTGCGACGAGCCATAACCACCCTACAGTCTTGCTTCCGCCTGAAAGGCCCGGAGCACACGATCAACACAGCAGATCTATTCGAAATGTCTGGCGTCATTCCCGATTACTACTTGGACGACTACCTGGAGGTCTGTCGCTCGGGCGACTATGAGCGGCTGGAGAAGTTTGTGCGGGACATTGGCTACTCCGCCTACAGTGTCGGCCAGATGATGGAACAGTTCGTGGAGTTCATTGTCAATCACCCGGGTCTGAATGATCCTCAGAAGGCCAAGATCTGCGACAAGTTGGGG GAGTGCTGCTTCCGCCTGCAGGACGGCGCTTCTGAGTACTTGCAAATCATGGACCTGGGCTGCTGCATTATCCTGGCCCTCAAATAG
- the LOC6503795 gene encoding transcription initiation factor TFIID subunit 9, with product MSSEKADKAKISAQIKHVPKDAQVIMSILKELNIHEYEPRVVNQMLEFTFRYVTCILDDAKVYANHARKKTIDLDDVRLATEMTLDKSFTGPPSRHVLAKVAEIRNATPLPPIKPHCGLRLPPDRYCLTGVNYKLRATNQPKKMTKSALEGRPLKTVVKPVSSANGPKRSHSVVNKQQVVTISKPVIKFTTTTVSKSVPNNSGSSGGGGGTIAGAEIKNEPSGANDVKMEVDSDAAAVGSIASVGAGNASGTGGAVKREREDEEFEFTAN from the exons atgAGCAGCGAAAAGGCCGACAAGGCCAAGATCAGCGCTCAGATCAAGCACGTGCCTAAGGATGCCCAGGTGATCATGTCCATCCTGAAGGAGCTGAACATCCACGAGTACGAGCCGCGCGTGGTCAACCAAATGCTGGAATTCACCTTCC GCTACGTCACCTGCATTCTGGACGACGCCAAGGTGTATGCCAACCATGCCCGGAAAAAGACGATTGACCTAGATGACGTGCGCCTGGCCACCGAGATGACGCTGGACAAGAGTTTCACCGGCCCGCCCTCGCGCCACGTCCTAGCGAAGGTGGCAGAGATACGGAACGCCACGCCCCTGCCCCCGATCAAACCACACTGCGGCCTGCGACTGCCGCCCGACCGCTATTGCCTTACGGGAGTCAACTACAAACTAAGAGCCACCAATCAGCCCAAGAAAATGACCAAGTCGGCGCTGGAGGGTCGGCCCTTGAAGACCGTGGTGAAGCCCGTGTCCAGCGCCAACGGCCCCAAGCGATCTCACTCCGTTGTGAACAAGCAGCAGGTGGTGACGATATCGAAGCCCGTTATCAAGTTCACCACAACTACTGTGTCCAAATCTGTGCCCAACAACAGCGGTTCCAGCGGAGGCGGCGGCGGAACAATAGCCGGGGCGGAGATAAAGAACGAGCCTAGTGGGGCCAACGACGTCAAAATGGAAGTGGACAGCGATGCGGCGGCCGTGGGAAGCATTGCCAGCGTCGGAGCGGGAAATGCATCCGGAACGGGAGGCGCCGTTAAGCGGGAACGAGAGGATGAAGAGTTTGAATTTACAGCCAACTGA
- the LOC6503797 gene encoding mitochondrial uncoupling protein 4 isoform X1, giving the protein MAAATGSPSSHTEESSPASVGGSSSGTSGTASSTTSGRNQLRPVKYDYADSFACTYIVSVVAASIAELVTYPLDLTKTRLQIQGEAAAIATISPTQTITKSNMQYRGMMATAFGIAREEGALKLWQGVTPALYRHVVYSGVRICSYDMMRKEFTRDGSQALPVWKSALCGVTAGAVAQWLASPADLVKVQVQMEGRRRLMGEPPRVHSAGHAFREIVQRGGVRGLWKGSIPNVQRAALVNLGDLTTYDTIKHLIMDRLQMPDCHTVHVLASVCAGFVAAIMGTPADVVKTRIMNQPTDDKGRGVLYRGSVDCLRQTVAKEGFAALYKGFLPCWIRMAPWSLTFWLSFEQIRKMIGASGY; this is encoded by the exons ATGGCCGCTGCAACGGGCTCACCAAGCTCCCACACCGAGGAATCTTCGCCAGCAAGCGTAGGTGGTTCCAGCTCCGGGACTAGCGGCACAGCCTCCTCCACTACCAGCGGACGCAACCAACTGCGGCCTGTGAAGTATGACTATGCGGACTCCTTCGCCTGCACGTACATCGTGTCTGTGGTGGCGGCCTCCATCGCAGAGCTGGTCACGTATCCCCTGGATCTGACCAAGACGCGCCTGCAAATCCAGGGCGAGGCGGCTGCCATAGCCACGATTAGTCCAACCCAAACCATAACCAAGTCCAAT ATGCAATACCGCGGCATGATGGCCACCGCCTTCGGGATTGCGCGGGAGGAGGGCGCCCTGAAGCTGTGGCAGGGCGTGACGCCGGCGCTCTACCGACACGTCGTCTATAG CGGTGTGAGGATTTGCAGCTACGACATGATGCGGAAGGAGTTCACCCGCGATGGAAGTCAGGCGCTGCCCGTGTGGAAGTCAGCCCTTTGCGGCGTCACCGCTGGAGCCGTCGCCCAGTGGCTTGCCTCGCCCGCTGACCTGGTCAAGGTCCAAGTCCAGATGGAGGGCCGGCGGCGTCTGATGGGCGAGCCGCCGCGAGTCCATAGTGCCGGCCACGCCTTTCGGGAAATTGTTCAGCGAGGCGGCGTGCGGGGCTTATGGAAGGGCAGCATTCCGAATGTTCAGCGGGCGGCTCTAGTGAACCTCGGCGATCTCACCACCTACGACACCATCAAGCACCTCATCATGGACCGCCTGCAGATGCCCGACTGCCACACCGTTCATGTACTGGCCTCCGTGTGTGCTGGCTTCGTGGCGGCCATCATGGGCACGCCGGCGGATGTGGTGAAGACCCGCATCATGAACCAGCCCACCGACGACAAGGGCCG GGGTGTTTTGTACCGCGGATCCGTCGACTGCCTGCGGCAGACCGTGGCCAAGGAGGGCTTCGCGGCTCTCTACAAGGGATTCTTGCCGTGCTGGATCCGAATGGCGCCATGGTCGCTCACGTTTTGGCTGTCCTTCGAGCAGATCCGCAAGATGATCGGAGCCTCTGGCTACTAG
- the LOC6503796 gene encoding uncharacterized protein LOC6503796, which produces MSEPNKFYDKDGFQIEERSSSIDMRSYMREDPQNPGEEDNGAQNETPAEGVSFEEDPSPVEAPKDSSVTGIPTKEGGILETVSMEADKEEPKQTPEDPRKLEETGKRQGSEESPKIPPKADCRDQDNLSESSYQEDSSRPHTLRSDAQLLLQELAFPAALNPLPLGKPISLQVGSFDNILNQLKISSNPSLAESTTIKIRLSDMLKNMERGTTEPERLDKLWAESLGPERTNLAENLLRMFRQNVKPSLLVVVENRQFRCHAIILQLVSTFFRRAPMGKSHVYHLPSSMVNARAFVAMYRWALEPVHEMSTNYLLQVLRAAQFFDCPEIVADIWNAMELVTRDPEKAVSLYQRGITLGLHLEDHLIGRMANIFLQFAASQEFRLLEAGPLKRLLSMGSLAVNSEMEVYMAAVVWLDHKWPERQCHATEIIKCVRFEQMPFLFLFSLVRRTDGPPVLRFLAGLPEIRKRALLTLEEIDIAASKFQGRCGNTSRNWIYDRRAPYHHGNTCRRIQFLGYDTFVKYLKWLQTAGPKHWRTVRSIQHPENRCCAARRTVF; this is translated from the exons atgaGCGAACCGAACAAGTTTTACGACAAGGATGGATTTCAAATTGAAGAGCGCAGTTCTTCGATCGATATGAGATCCTACATGAGGGAGGATCCACAGAACCCGGGCGAGGAGGACAACGGAGCGCAAAATGAGACACCCGCGGAGGGCGTGTCTTTCGAAGAGGACCCCTCCCCAGTGGAGGCTCCGAAGGACTCTTCAGTGACGGGCATCCCCACCAAAGAGGGAGGGATTTTGGAGACTGTTTCAATGGAGGCTGACAAAGAGGAACCCAAACAGACGCCAGAAGATCCTCGCAAACTTGAAGAAACTGGAAAACGGCAGGGATCGGAAGAGTCTCCGAAGATACCCCCGAAGGCAGATTGCAGAGATCAAGATAATCTGAGTGAGAGCAGTTACCAAGAGGATTCTAGTCGTCCACACACCCTCCGAAGCGACGCGCAACTTTTGCTGCAGGAGCTGGCCTTTCCGGCTGCCTTGAACCCGCTGCCGCTGGGCAAGCCAATCAGCCTCCAGGTGGGCAGTTTCGACAACATCCTCAACCAGCTGAAGATCAGCAGCAATCCCTCTCTCGCGGAGTCCACCACAATAAAGATCCGGCTGAGCGACATGCTGAAGAACATGGAGCGGGGCACGACCGAGCCGGAGCGACTGGACAAGCTCTGGGCGGAGTCCCTGGGCCCGGAGCGCACAAACCTCGCCGAGAACCTGCTCCGCATGTTCAGGCAGAATGTAAAACCCTCTcttctggtggtggtggagaaCCGACAATTCCGATGCCACGCCATTATCCTGCAGTTGGTTTCGACCTTCTTCCGACGCGCCCCGATGGGCAAGTCGCATGTCTACCACCTGCCCAGTTCCATGGTTAATGCCCGCGCCTTTGTGGCCATGTACCGATGGGCCCTGGAGCCGGTCCATGAAATGTCCACCAATTACCTCCTGCAGGTGTTGCGGGCAGCGCAGTTCTTCGACTGCCCGGAGATAGTGGCCGACATCTGGAACGCCATGGAACTGGTCACGAGGGATCCCGAAAAGGCCGTGTCCTTGTACCAGCGGGGCATTACTCTGGGTCTTCACCTGGAGGATCATCTGATCGGTCGAATGGCGAACATCTTCCTCCAGTTTGCGGCCAGTCAGGAGTTCAGGCTGCTGGAGGCTGGTCCCCTAAAGCGGCTGCTGTCGATGGGCTCTCTGGCGGTCAACTCGGAGATGGAGGTATACATGGCCGCCGTGGTCTGGCTGGATCACAAGTGGCCGGAGCGCCAGTGCCACGCTACAGAGATCATCAAGTGTGTGCGGTTCGAGCAGATGCCCTTTCTGTTCCTCTTCTCCCTTGTCAGACGCACTGACGGGCCGCCGGTGCTCCGATTCCTGGCCGGATTGCCGGAAATCCGCAAGCGAGCCTTACTGACTCTTGAGGAAAT TGACATCGCCGCTAGCAAATTTCAGGGAAGGTGCGGCAACACCAGTCGGAACTGGATCTACGATCGCCGGGCGCCATACCACCACGGGAACACTTGTCGGCGCATCCAGTTCCTGGGCTACGACACTTTCGTCAAGTACTTGAAGTGGCTGCAAACCGCCGGCCCGAAGCACTGGCGCACCGTTCGCAGCATTCAGCACCCGGAGAATCGCTGCTGCGCGGCTCGTCGAACAGTCTTTTGA
- the LOC6503797 gene encoding mitochondrial uncoupling protein 4 isoform X2, whose amino-acid sequence MMRKEFTRDGSQALPVWKSALCGVTAGAVAQWLASPADLVKVQVQMEGRRRLMGEPPRVHSAGHAFREIVQRGGVRGLWKGSIPNVQRAALVNLGDLTTYDTIKHLIMDRLQMPDCHTVHVLASVCAGFVAAIMGTPADVVKTRIMNQPTDDKGRGVLYRGSVDCLRQTVAKEGFAALYKGFLPCWIRMAPWSLTFWLSFEQIRKMIGASGY is encoded by the exons ATGATGCGGAAGGAGTTCACCCGCGATGGAAGTCAGGCGCTGCCCGTGTGGAAGTCAGCCCTTTGCGGCGTCACCGCTGGAGCCGTCGCCCAGTGGCTTGCCTCGCCCGCTGACCTGGTCAAGGTCCAAGTCCAGATGGAGGGCCGGCGGCGTCTGATGGGCGAGCCGCCGCGAGTCCATAGTGCCGGCCACGCCTTTCGGGAAATTGTTCAGCGAGGCGGCGTGCGGGGCTTATGGAAGGGCAGCATTCCGAATGTTCAGCGGGCGGCTCTAGTGAACCTCGGCGATCTCACCACCTACGACACCATCAAGCACCTCATCATGGACCGCCTGCAGATGCCCGACTGCCACACCGTTCATGTACTGGCCTCCGTGTGTGCTGGCTTCGTGGCGGCCATCATGGGCACGCCGGCGGATGTGGTGAAGACCCGCATCATGAACCAGCCCACCGACGACAAGGGCCG GGGTGTTTTGTACCGCGGATCCGTCGACTGCCTGCGGCAGACCGTGGCCAAGGAGGGCTTCGCGGCTCTCTACAAGGGATTCTTGCCGTGCTGGATCCGAATGGCGCCATGGTCGCTCACGTTTTGGCTGTCCTTCGAGCAGATCCGCAAGATGATCGGAGCCTCTGGCTACTAG
- the LOC6503861 gene encoding S-phase kinase-associated protein 1, which produces MPNIIKLQSSDEEIFDTDIQIAKCSGTIKTMLEDCGMEDDENAIVPLPNVNSTILRKVLIWAHYHKDDPQPTEDDESKEKRTDDIISWDADFLKVDQGTLFELILAANYLDIKGLLELTCKTVANMIKGKTPEEIRKTFNIKKDFTPAEEEQVRKENEWCEEK; this is translated from the coding sequence ATGCCGAACATCATCAAGCTGCAATCCTCCGACGAGGAGATCTTCGACACAGACATCCAGATCGCCAAGTGCTCCGGCACCATCAAGACCATGCTGGAGGACTGCGGCATGGAGGACGACGAGAACGCCATCGTGCCGTTGCCGAACGTCAACTCGACCATCCTACGCAAGGTCCTGATCTGGGCCCATTACCACAAGGATGACCCCCAGCCGACGGAGGACGACGAGAGCAAGGAGAAGCGCACCGACGACATCATCTCGTGGGACGCCGACTTCCTCAAGGTGGACCAGGGCACACTCTTCGAACTGATCCTGGCGGCCAACTATCTGGACATCAAGGGCCTGCTGGAGCTCACCTGCAAGACTGTGGCCAACATGATCAAGGGCAAGACCCCGGAGGAGATCCGCAAGACCTTCAACATCAAGAAGGACTTCACGCCCGCCGAGGAGGAGCAGGTGCGCAAGGAGAACGAGTGGTGCGAGGAGAAGTAA
- the LOC6503859 gene encoding uncharacterized protein LOC6503859, with the protein MDVEIPVLAGYLNVPTQTGFSLNRISKKKACTRYCLLFKASRHGIARLEMCESKEDRNPKIFTLENCVKITQELPPERLIQIVKRHGTLTLSTGSEEELKDWITALQTVAFCDTSPSGGNGGAIEEDNDLYCSSFDGLFIITLIPSEASRRCGIEPKTYMLQMTPTELQLKSEDLGTTIAMWPYRFIRKYGYRDGKFTFEAGRKCTTGEGVFTLDHTNPQEVFRCMSAKMKSMKKLISGDNSSASLSTLECGENQFSAAANMEPGSRSPLPPSPSSNPHGGEFEINSTQSGFSMRGFLSSNDSLNNFSAASSSATPGSGGASVTLSVPAGKHIPNKPPRKLGASPTTTAPIATTNQQQHCDKYRNIVKYEPVAITTSSPATDSAVILKPLEASDPDPPPPDLPLRNESTGKGGGGAMERDYECIENITEAWRTRGVGDVRHCERVPILCDTSEFVRQRSVTKPSNSTPKIIDIDIGEGASPISVADSNYDRLDFLSPNNKTSSGYKTIVNVTVPGNRGRCSPPPPNEYEMIASPDTESFRKADDSHLGYGVLRKTSTTTTNNNNLGISNSNIIISSSSSSSSSSAATANKSSNDASASAIDHRSYNGLNYTIVSKPKRV; encoded by the exons ATGGATGTTGAAATACCTGTTTTGGCTGGATATCTTAATGTGCCGACCCAAACTGGATTTTCGCTAAATCGTATCTCGAAAAAG AAGGCATGCACTCGCTACTGCCTCCTTTTCAAGGCCAGTCGCCACGGGATCGCCCGGCTGGAGATGTGCGAGAGCAAGGAGGACCGCAACCCGAAAATCTTCACCCTTGAGAACTGCGTCAAGATCACCCAGGAACTGCCTCCCGAGCGCCTCATTCAGATCGTCAAGCGGCATGGAACGCTCACCCTGAGCACCGGGAGCGAGGAGGAGCTGAAGGACTGGATCACCGCCCTGCAGACGGTAGCGTTCTGCGACACTTCCCCGTCAGGTGGTAACGGCGGCGCGATCGAGGAGGACAATGACCTCTACTGCAGTTCCTTT GATGGCCTGTTCATAATCACACTGATTCCCTCGGAGGCCTCGCGGCGCTGCGGCATCGAGCCCAAGACCTACATGCTCCAGATGACGCCCACTGAGCTGCAGCTGAAGTCCGAGGACCTGGGCACCACGATCGCCATGTGGCCGTACCGCTTCATCCGGAAGTACGGCTACCGCGACGGCAAGTTTACCTTCGAGGCGGGTCGGAAGTGCACCACCGGCGAGGGAGTCTTCACACTGGACCACACCAACCCCCAGGAGGTGTTCCGCTGCATGTCCGCCAAGATGAAGTCCATGAAAAAGCTGATCAGCGGCGACAACAGCTCCGCCTCCCTCAGCACCTTGGAGTGTGGAGAGAATCAGTTCAGTGCGGCGGCCAACATGGAGCCGGGATCGCGGAGCCCGCTGCCTCCGTCGCCGTCGAGTAACCCGCACGGCGGCGAGTTCGAAATAAATTCCACGCAGAGCGGCTTCTCCATGCGGGGATTCCTGAGCTCGAACGACTCGCTGAACAACTTTTCGGCGGCCAGTAGCAGCGCTACGCCGGGGAGCGGAGGTGCTAGTGTGACGCTCTCGGTGCCCGCTGGGAAGCACATCCCCAACAAACCCCCACGGAAACTCGGAGCCAGTCCAACCACAACAGCGCCGATAGCAACGACAAACCAGCAACAACATTGTGATAAATACAGGAACATTGTGAAATATGAGCCTGTGGCCATAACGACATCCTCGCCCGCTACCGATTCGGCAGTTATTCTGAAGCCCCTGGAAGCGTCCGACCCGGATCCGCCGCCGCCGGACCTGCCGCTGCGCAACGAGAGCACCGGCAAGGGCGGCGGAGGAGCGATGGAGCGGGACTACGAGTGCATCGAGAACATCACGGAGGCCTGGCGCACTCGGGGAGTCGGCGATGTGAGGCACTGCGAACGCGTGCCCATCCTCTGCGACACCTCGGAGTTCGTGCGCCAGCGTTCGGTGACGAAACCCTCAAAcagcacacccaaaataattGACATCGACATCGGGGAGGGGGCATCGCCCATTTCCGTGGCCGACTCCAACTACGATCGCCTGGACTTCCTCTCGCCGAACAACAAAACCTCCAGCGGATACAAGACCATTGTGAACGTAACCGTGCCGGGCAATCGCGGGCGGTGCAGCCCGCCCCCGCCCAACGAATACGAGATGATCGCCAGCCCGGACACGGAGAGCTTCCGCAAGGCGGACGACAGCCACCTCGGGTACGGGGTGCTCCGGAAGACCAGCACCACCACgacgaacaacaacaacctaGGAATCtccaacagcaacatcatcatcagcagtagcagcagcagcagcagcagcagtgccGCAACAGCGAACAAAAGCAGCAACGACGCATCAGCCTCGGCCATCGACCATCGCAGCTACAACGGACTCAACTACACGATCGTCAGCAAGCCGAAGAGGGTGTAG